TGTCAACCAGAGGTTTCTCCTGCGTCAAGCGCTGCCTGGGCACGCCGCTTCTACGAACGCCACGGCTGGCGCGACGCCGGCGCCTTCGACTATGCCGCAGCCGGAGACGACGGCCCCATCCCCGTCCCAGTCGCAGGTACGTCAAGCGGTTGCCACCGAGACTCTGACCGGCGGTCACCGGTTCATGCTCGCGCACGGAGGACGCTCCCATGGCCATGCCCCGCGCCTTTTTTCTCGAGTAAGTAACGCGGCAACCATGGACCAACAAAACTTTGGCCAGTTGGGGACGCGCGACATTTTCATCGGTTGACCGGCGCGCACGTTCCATGGCGTTCACCGCCAAGAAGCCGTTGACACCCATATCGCTCAGCCGTATCTTTCTCGCACCCAGAGAATGAGGCAGACAGAGAATGATTGACCCATTCCGAAGCAGCGGTCTGAACGTCGTCTCTCGCAAGCGCCTCACCGACCAGACCGCAGCAGCCCTTCGCGACTACATCCTGACCAACCGACTTGCGGTCGGCACCCGCCTTCCAGCAGAGCCCAGCCTCGCCCAGTCGCTCGGCGTCAGTCGCAACGTGCTGAGGCAGGCGGTCGCATCGCTGGAGGCATTGGGAATGCTGCGCGTGACGCAGGGCAGCGGCACCTATGTCGCCGACGTCGCCGACACGGAAGTGTTCGCACAGATCGCCGCCTGGATGGGCTCGGACGACCTGACCGAGCAGGACTACCTCGAGGTCAGAGCGATCTGGGAGCGCGGAATTTACGAGTTGGTCATCGGCCGGGCATCCGCGTCCGATCTGGACCGTCTCGACGAGATCAGTCAGGCGATGGTGCACGCAGAGGACTCCGGCAAAGCCGCCGCGTTCCACGAGGAGTTCCACGACGTTCTGCTCCGCGCCACCGGAAACCAGTTCCTGGTCACGATGGGGACCATCCTCCACAACTTCTTCTGGGAGTTCGGTTACCGGCGGGCGCTCGTCCGGAAACCACCAGCAGAACGACTCCTGGACGGTCATCGCTCAATAGTGCGCCTGTTACGAACACGTGACCCAGGCAATATCCAGCAGATGATCGACCTGCATCTGTTGCCACACCACAGCGGCGACAAAGGCGCGGATGGGGAGGAGGGCCCCACCTAGCAACGGAGCAACACGGGGTGCTCATCCACCTCCGGCACCAGCCGGGTGGTGAATCGGGGGTAGAGGTGACTGCTCGCGGACCTGACGCCGGCAACCGGTGGCATCGAGTCCACAGAAACGATGGAGGTACCCGGCAATGAGCGATCTTTCGAGCGGCCAGCCCGCCCGCCTTCCACACCTGACCCGCAGAGGTTTCCTGGTCGGGGCATCGGCCCTGAGCCTCGCGGCCTGCGGCAAGTCCCAGGACACCAGCAGCGGCGCCGGCACCAAGAACGCGCTCGGCCTCAAGCTGCCCGCCGGCGCCGCGTCGGCCGGCGACCAGTACTACGTGCTGCCGTTCGACTCCACCGGCGCCAGCTACAAGGCCCTCGACTTCTACGAGAACGTCTACTCCCGCGCCCCGCTGGCCGACCAGTTCAACATCCCCCTCGTACGGCTGAACCAGAACTACCAGATCGTGCCTGGCGCGGCCGGCGGCTGGGAACAGTCCGCCGACAAGAACAGCTGGACGTTCCATCTCCGCAAGGGGATCATGTGGTCCGACGGCAAGGAGCTCACCGCCGCGGACTACGTCGAGACGCTGCGATACTCCGCCGATCCCAAGCACGCCTGGGACTTCAGCTGGTTCTGGTCCGGCGTTATCAAGAACTACACCGACGCGGTCGCGGGCAAGGTCCCGACCAGCTCGATCGGTGTGAAGCAGGGCAAGGACAAGTACACCCTCGTCATCGAGACCGAAGGACCCGTCGCCTACATCCCGTCCGCCTGCCTCTACACCACGCCACTGTCGGCCGCGGCACTGCACAAGTACGGTTCGGGCAGCTACAACATCAACCCGGCGACCTGCGTCACCTGTGGTCCGTACACCCTCACGAAGTTCGACCCGACAGCCCAGGTCGTCCTCGGACCGAACAAGAAGTACACCGGCCCGTTCAAACCGCCGATCGACACCCTGGTGGGGAAGATCTACGCCGGCGGTGACATGCTCCCGCGCTTCCAGACCGGGCAGGTGGACCAGCTGAGCGTGACTCCGCTGGACCTGAAGATCGCGGCCAAGAACCCGAAGACGAAGGCTCTCCACCTCTACAAGAACCCGAACGACTTCGAGATCTGGTACACCTTCTTCGACACGAAGAAGGCGCCGTTCGACAACGTGAAGGTGCGCCAGGCGCTGGCACACAGCGTCGACCGGGAGTCCCTGATCAAGAGCCTGCTCGCGCCACTCGCCACTCCGGCGTACGGCTACCTCACACCGGGCTACCCGTTCGCCGTCGAGGATCCGCTGAAGCCCTACACCAACTACGACCCCGCGAAGGCGAAGTCCCTGCTTGCACAGGCGGGGTACCCCAACGGCAAGGGCTTCCCCCCGGTGAAGTTCTACTGGTGGGCGAACGCGGTCTCCAACACCGAGGCGGTCGTGCAGGCGCTGACCCACACGTGGAACTCCGTGCTCGGCATCAACATCCAGCTCCAGCAACTGGACAAGACGACCTTCTACGCGCGGATGAACAAGAAGCCGACCGAGATCCAGATGGGCTTCGTCTCCTACGGCATGGACTACTTCGACGCGTCGAACATGCTCAGCGTCTACAAGAGCGACGGCCGGCACAACTGGAACAACGCGCAGTACGACAAGCTCCTGGCGAAGGGCGCGGCCGAGAGCAAGCCGCAGGCACGCCAGGAGATCTACACCGAGGCGCAGGTACAGCTGACCAGGGAGGCGCCGGGCGTCTTCGTCTTCCACCTCCTCTACGGCTACTACTACGCCCCTTACATGCAGGGCAAGGCTCTGTCGAAGAACAAGAACGGCTACGACGGCATCCAGTGGCCCGGGTTCGGCGCGACCAGCGACTCCCTCCAGGGGCTCTACGTCGCACAGAACAAGCAGAAGTGGCCCCGCCCCAAGCCGAACGGCATCTCCTGACCCGTCGCATCAACCGCGGAAGGTGGTGCGGCCTTGGTTGCCTATCTCGCCCGAAGGTTCCTGACCCTGCTACTGGTCATGTTCGTCATGACCATGCTCATCTTCGGACTCATGCACGCCGTACCCGGCGGACCGTTCGACCAGACCCAGCAGCCCCTGCCGGGCCCCGCGATGGCGAACGTCATGCGCAAGTACGGACTGGACCAGCCGATCTGGCGGCAGTACCTCAACTGGCTGTGGGCCCTGCTGCACGGCGACCTGGGCATCCCGTTCGAGCAACCGACGATGACGGTGACCGGCCTGATCGCCAGGGCGTGGCCGATCACGCTCGCCATCGGCGGTCTCACGATTCTCGTGTCCTACGTAGGCGGACTGGTGATGGGTTGTGCCGCGGCGCTGCGGCACAACACCTGGCTGGACTGGCTGCTCACCTCCGCGGTGTCGACCGTCGGCGTGGCATTGCCCAACTACGTCGTGGGATTCCTGCTCATCTCGCTGTTCTCGGTCAAGCTCGGGTGGTTGCCCGTCGGCGGGTGGGGCCAGCCGCAGGACCTCATCCTGCCCGTCGTCGCCTTCTCGCTGTATCCGATGGCGCTGATGGCCAGATACACCAGGGCCAGCACCCTCGAGGTGACCTACGCCGACTACGTACGCATGGGAAGGGCACGCGGCCTGTCCGAACGGCGGCTCACGGTGCGCTACATCCTGCGTACCGCGCTCATTCCGCTGATCACGATCATGGGCCCGAACATCCCGAACATCCTCACCGGGTCGATCTTCATCGAGGCGACCTTCGCCCTTCCCGGGCTCGGGAGCTACTTCACCACCGCCAGCCTGCATCGTGACTACCCGCTGATCCTCGCTCTCGTCCTCATCGTCGCGGTCCTGTGGGGGACCTGCTACATCCTGAGCGACGTCGCCTACACACTCGTCGATCCCCGGGTGCGACTGGAGGGACTGTCCCGATGACCATGGCAGCGGAACGTTCGCCCGCACGGGGCTCGAAGTCCGGATTCTGGCACGCGGCGTGGTACCGCTACCGGCGCAACCGGCTCGCGCTCGTCAGCGGGGTCATCGCCGTGATCATCGTGCTGGTCGCCGCGCTGGCGCCACTCATCGCTCCGTACGGCTATGCGGCCCAGGACCTCAGCCAGTCCCTGGTCGGCCCGAGCCTGCACCACCTGCTGGGCACCGACGAGTTGGGCAGGGATCTGCTGAGCCGGGCGATCTACGGCGCGCAGACCTCGATGACCATCGCCGTCGGCGCGCCGCTCGTCGGTGCGCTGATCGGCATCCCGATCGGGATCGCGAGCGGGTGGTTCGGCGGCCTCGTCGACGCCATCACCCTGCGGGCCTTCGAGATCTTCACGATGGTGCCGCAGATTCTGCTGGCCCTGTTGCTGATCGCGCTGTTCGGATCCGGCGTGCTGAAGCTGCTGCTCTTTCTCGGGGTGACGGCGTGGGTCGGGTTCGCCCGGCTCGCCCGCGCGCAGTACATCGCACTGCGAGATCGTGACTTCGTGGTCGCCGCCCGGGCCATGGGTGTGCCGACGTGGCGGATCATCACCGTGCACGTGCTGCCGAGCGCGGTCGGGCCCCTGATCGTCTTCTTCGTCCAGCAGATTCCGGCCACCATCTTCGCCGCTGCCGGGTTCAGCTTCCTCGGACTCGGGGTGCAGGACCCGACCGCGGACTGGGGAAAGATGATCAACGACGGCCAGCAGTACCTCACCATCAGCCTCACCGTCGCCCTGCTGCCCATCGTCTGCATCGCGCTCGCGACCCTGACGTTCAGCTTCGCCGGGGACGGTCTGCGCGACGCCCTCGACCCGACCTCGCGGTAGGTGGACATGAGCGACGACCAGCAACCACAGCACCTCGACGGCCGGCCACTGCTGGAGGTCAGGGACCTCCAGGTCTCCTTCCAGCTGGAACGCAGCACCATCTACGCCGTGCAGGGACTGGACCTACGGGTGGGCGCCGGCGAGCGGCTCGGCGTCGTGGGTGAGAGCGGCTCCGGCAAGAGCGTCACCGCGCAGTCCGTCCTGCGGATGGTGCCCTCGCCCGGCCGGATCACCGGAGGCGACATCGTGTTCGAGGGCGAGAGTCTGCTGGCCCAGCCCGAGCACCGGATGCGGCACATCCGCGGCCGGCAGATCGGCATGATCCCGCAGAACCCGATGACGTCCCTCAATCCCGTACTCACCGTGGAGGACCACTTCGACGAGGTGCTGTCACTGCATCTCGGCCTGGCCGGAGCCGAACGACGCGACCGAACGGTGGAGCTCCTTCGGTCGGTGGGGATTCCCGATCCCGCGACCCGCATGCGGGAGTACCCTCATCGCCTGAGTGGAGGCCAACTGCAACGGGTGATGATCGCGCTGGCGATGGCATGCAAGCCACGCTTGCTCATCGCGGACGAGCCGACCACCGCGCTGGATGTCACCATCCAGGCGCAGATCCTCAAGCTGTTCGACGATCTGGTCGCGGAGTCGAACGTCGGCGCGATCCTCATCACGCACAACCTCGGCATCGTCGCCGGGCACTGCGACCGGGTGGTCGTGATGTATGCGGGCAGGGTCATGGAGACGGCCACCGTCACCGACCTGTTCGCCCACCCCGCTCACCCCTACACGCTGGGGCTGCTGCGATGCGTGCCGAGGCTGACGGCGACCAGGACCCGGAAGTTCCACGCCATTCCCGGCCTGCCTCCCCGCGTGACCGAGCGCGTCGACGCGTGCCCGTTCGCCCCGCGTTGTGAGCGGGCCACCGATACCTGTCGTACGCAGACTCCTCCCCTGGACGACCTCCGGCCGGGTCACTCGATCGCGTGCTGGCACCCGGTCACCGACGCAACGGAGGTCGCGTGATGACGCCGACACCCACGACACCCACGACACCATCGACAGCAGCGCCGCCGGTGCACACCGCGCAGGATCCGCTGCTGGAAGTGGAGGGCCTGGTGGTCCACTACCAGGTCCGCGGCGCGGGCACGGTGATCCGACGGCGGGAAACCGTCCATGCGGTCGACGGAGTCGACCTCTCCCTCGGCACGCACCAGACGCTCGGCCTGGTCGGCGAGAGTGGTTGTGGCAAGAGCACCACCGGCCGTTCGGTGCTGCTCCTCGAACGTCCGACCGAGGGTTCGGTCCGGTTCGAAGGACGGGAGCTGACAGCTCTCAGCCGCCGGGAGCTGAGCGGACTCCGCCGGCGGATGCAGATCGTCTTCCAGGATCCCGTCGGCTCCCTCAACCCCAGGCACACGGTGGGCCAACTGCTTCGTGAACCCCTGCTCGTGCACCACCTGGTGCCGAAACAACGCCAACGTGAACGGGTGGAGGAGCTGCTCGACCTGGTGGGCCTTCCCACGGACGCCGTCTCGCGCTTCCCGCACGAGTTCAGTGGTGGGCAGTGTCAGCGGATCGGGATCGCCCGGGCGCTCGCGGCCGAGCCGTCCTTCCTCGTCCTGGACGAGCCGGTGTCCGCCCTCGACGTGTCGATCCAGGCACAGATCCTCCAGCTGCTCACCGATCTGCAGGACCGGCTGGGCCTGTCCTACCTGTTCATCGCGCACGACCTCGCCGTCGTCGGGCAGATGAGCGACCGGGTGGCGGTGATGTATCTCGGAAAGATCGTGGAGATCGCCGAGCGCGACTCGCTCTACGCGCGACCGCACCACCCCTACACGCAGGGCCTCTTCTCCGCCGTCCCCGTCCCCGACCCGGCGCTCAGCCGCAAGCACGGCGACGCCGTGGTGGGTGGTGAGGTCCCGAGCTCGCTGGACCCTCCGTCCGGGTGCCGCTTCCACACCCGGTGCCCGCTGGCCCGGGAGCGCTGCCGTACGGAGGAGCCTCCGCTGGAGCAGGTTGCCCCAGGCCACCGGGTCGCGTGTCACTTCGCCGACGAGGCCGTACGCAACAACCCGTTCGAATCGGCCACCACAGCCGAGGTGTGAGCGGGTCCAGACGAACCGGTGCAAACGAGAAGAAGACGTACGCGGAGACGGGGGTGTCGGCCACGCTGAGGTGGCCGTAGCAGTGCGAACGACCCTCGGGTGCGGCCGGGCGGATCGCGGGGCGCCGGGAAGCGTGCGACGCTGAGGGTCACAGCACCCGCGAGCACGAGATCAGTCGAAGGAGCCGACCGTGACGCAGACGCTCCTTCGGGGACGATCGGCCGAGGTGGAGACGACGCTGCGGGTGCTCGAGGAGACGGCGACGACGGGCCGATCCACGGTGCTGGTCGTCAGCGGTGAGGCGGGGCTCGGGAAGACCGCCCTGCTGGAGAGCGTGCGCGCCCAGGCCGAACGCGACGGCTTCACCGCCTGCGTGGGCAAGGCCGAGGAACTCGACCGGATCTCGCCGATGGCCCCGCTGCTGCTCGCGCTGCGGGGCGGCCGTCCGCCACTGCTGTCCGAGGGCGACCTCGCCGCGGTGGGCCCGCTGCTGGACCAGCGGCTGTGGTTGGTGGACCGGATCGCCGCGCCGCTGGAGGAACGCTCCCAGCGCACCCCGATCCTCATCGCGCTGGACGACGCGCAGTGGGCGGATCCGCTGACGTTGTTCGCACTGCGGTTGCTTCCTCCCCGGCTGGCCGCCTCGCCGATCGTGTGGCTGCTCACCGCCCGGGACACGCCGGCGACCAGCACCGAGCTCTCCCAGGTGATACCGCGCGACATGCCCGTCCACCAGATCACCCTGCAGCCGTTGAGCTCGGCCGCGATGAGGGAACTGGCGACCGACCGGCTGGGCACCGAGCCAGGCCCGCGGTTGACCCGGCTGCTGGAAGGTACGGCCGGAAACCCGTTCCTGGTAACGGAGTTGCTCGACGGTGTGCTCAGCGAGGAGATGGTCGAGGGTGGTGACGTCACGGCGTCCGGTCCCGGCGTACCCACCAAACTTCGCACCGCCCTGCGCAGGCGACTTTCCGGACCCGACAAGGACGTGTGGAGCCTGCTCCAGGCCGGCTCGGTTCTGGGTGGCACGTTCTCCATCGACGACGCGGCCGCACTGCGGCGCGTACCCGTCTCCGATCTTCTGCCCAGCCTTCACGGTGCCCTTGCCGAGGGCATGCTGGTCGACACCGGGCTGCACGTGGCCTTCCGGCACGACTTGATCCGGGAAGCGGCCTACGAGGATCTGACGCCGACCGCCCGGCGGGTGCTGCATCGTGCCGCGGCCGAGCACCTGCTCGCCACCGGCCGGACCGCCGTGGACGCCGCGCACCACCTGATGGCGGGCGCACCTGCCGGCGACCGGGACGCGTCGGACATCCTGCGCAGCGCGGCCGCCGAGATCGCGCCGCAGTCGCCGCACACGGCGGTGAGCCTGATCACCCATGCGTACAACCTGTTGCCGCGCCGCGACCCGCTCCGGCTCGACGTGGGGCAAGAGGTGGTTGACATCTTCGTCCGAGCGCGCAGGGTGCAGGACGCCATCTTCACCGCGGACGAACTACTGCGCTCGTCCCCGGACCCCGAGACCGCCGCCCGCATCCATTCCCGGCTCGCCCGCCCGCTGTGGGATCTCGGCCTGGACGAGCGGCTGCTCGCCCGGGTCAGCCAGGCGCTGGAGCTGGACGGGATCTCCCCTCAGGTACGTGCTCTGCTGCTCGCGCAGCGCGCGCTGGCGCTGGCCCGGTCCGACGACCCCGACGCGGCCGTGAACGCGGGCCACGCGGCGCTCGCCGACGCCGACGAGGTGGGCGACACCGACGCGCGTACGACCGCCCTCCGCGCGCTGGGGCACGCCGCCGCCACCGACGGCCGGTACGCCGACGCGCTGGACTTCTTCCAGCAGGTACGCGCGGTTCACGGCGGGCCGGCTCAGGCCGCCGAGCTGCAGGCGCTGGCCCTGCTCGACCGGTACGACGAGGCGCGGGACGGTCTCACCCGGTCCCGCCAGGAGGCCGAGGAACACGGCGGGACGTGGGAGGTACCCGCGTTCGGCTGGTGGGAGGCGGCGATCGACCTGGCCGCCGGCCGGCTGGAGGAGGCGGAGGCCGGCGCGCGCACGATCGTACGGCTGGCAGAGGATCTGCAGGAGTACGGCTACCGCGTCCAGGCGTACGCCCTGCTGGCCCGGATCGCCTTGCTGCGTGGCGATCTGCGGCAGGCCGGGGAGCACATGACCCAGGCCACCCGGTGGACGAGGTCGGAGGTCCGGCTCGCCTCGGCCCAGGCGACGCTGGCGCACGCGTTGTGGCTGGACGCCGGCGGGGACGCGGAGGGCGCGGCCCGGCTCCTCGGCGGCGCGGCGGACTCACCGGCCGCGCTGGCCCGGCACACCGGCGCGGGCTACGCCGATCTTCCGACCGTCGTCCGGGTGGCACTACGCGGCAAGGACACCGCACTCGCCCGCCGGGCAACCCTGCTCGCCCAGCAGTACGCCGACCGCAACCCCGGCGTCGCCACCGCCGCCGGGGGCGCCCTGCACGCCCGGGCGCTGCTCGACGACGACGTGGACCTGCTCGGTGAGGCCGTCGCCGTCCTGCGGGACAGCCCGCGGCTCCTCAGCCGCGCCTCGGCCGCTGAGGATCACGGCCGGGCGCTCGTCGCGCACGGCCGCCGCGATCCTGGGGTGGCGGAACTCGATCGGGCATGGGACGCCTACGTCGCCCTCGGCGCGACCGGCGAGGCGCGCCGGGTCCAGCGCCGCCTGCAGTCGACCGGTGCGCGGCGGCGCCGCTGGATGGCGACGACGCGCCGGCCCAGCACCGGGTGGGACGCGCTCACCGACACCGAGCGCCGGGTGGCTTCCCTGGTGGCGGAAGGCCGTACGAACCGTGACGTCGCGCAGACCCTGTGTCTGTCACCGAACACCATCGGCACGCACCTGCGGTCGATCTTCGGCAAGCTCGGCGTCAACTCGCGGGTGCAGCTGACCCGGGAGGTTCTGAGCCGGCGGTGACGTCGGCCGTTGGGGATGCGGCGCCGATCCGGACATTCCCGTACGAACGCGGGTGGTCCGCGCGGTTACACCTCCGCAACCTCGTCTTGACATAGACGTACGACGCGGACCTTGCGTCGGCCCCGAACGGCTTCGCCTCACCCGAACACGTGAGGCGGATGCACACCTGGCCGCCCTCCCGGCCGTTCCGCCCTCACTCATTTGGCGCGAACTCGTGATTCACCCGAGCACCGCCGCGCGCTTTCCTGAGGTTGTGCACGAAGAGAGCCCCACCGCACCAGGGACTTTCGACCCCAGTACGTAGTCCATCGCCAGCCGGTGGCCCGGGACGATCCGAGTAACAGCCGCGCAGAACCGCGCGCATCGGACACATCGCCCCACGCAGGCCGCCGCCCGACGACGAGAAAGCAATGCCGATGATCGTTACCATCCTGAGCGCCGTGGCCACCTCGATCGGCCTGGCACAGGCATGTGCCCTGTTCGACCAGACCCGCAAGCTGCGCCGAGCCGGCAGCGCGGACGAGGTTTCCGTCGCCTTCCTCACCGCCTCGCTGATCGGGAACGTGGTCTGGTTCGCGTACGGCGCGTTCCAGGTGGACGCCGCGCTGCTCGCCGTCAACAGTGCGGGGCTGCTCGGCGGGACCGCCACGCTCACCACCGCGCTGCGGCTGCGCCGTCGCCGGCCGGCCGTCGCCCAGGCCGACGTGCACGCTCGCGGATCGCGCCCGGAGCGCGAGACCACACGTCCCGTCGGCTCCACGGCCGTACGCCGCAACATCCCCAGGCCCCGCACGCACGACGTACCCGTGCACCTGCGGCAGAACTGCCGGATGGCACCCGCGCAGATCCCCGCGGTGTCGGCACGCACGACGTCGGCACGCACCACGGCGGTGCACGGCGCGTCGACCCGGCCCCGGTCGGCCGCACGTCCCCAGTCCGCTCGGATCACGTCCGTCTCGGCGACACCGAGGACGGCGGAGGCGGACGCGCACTCCCCCAGCCTGGCCACGCCGCACACGCACCGGTGGATGCGTCGCATGTGCACCCCGGTCGCCGCAGCGGTCCCGGCCTGACCTGCCGGCTGCCTGGTCCGTGAGCCCACGGGCCAGGCAGCCTTCCAACCGGCGTCGGCAGCTGGCCGGAGTTCATGGGGCACGACGAGATCGCCGCCGCCCTGTTCCACCACGTACCGTCCACGTTCCCGCACCTGTGCCTCGTCGCCACCGAGGGCGACGAGATGGTGGCGCGGGCGTTCGCGGCGCCGTTCGCCCTCCACACCGACCGCCGCGGCACGCTGCCGGCCGGCGGC
This Actinopolymorpha cephalotaxi DNA region includes the following protein-coding sequences:
- a CDS encoding FadR/GntR family transcriptional regulator, whose translation is MIDPFRSSGLNVVSRKRLTDQTAAALRDYILTNRLAVGTRLPAEPSLAQSLGVSRNVLRQAVASLEALGMLRVTQGSGTYVADVADTEVFAQIAAWMGSDDLTEQDYLEVRAIWERGIYELVIGRASASDLDRLDEISQAMVHAEDSGKAAAFHEEFHDVLLRATGNQFLVTMGTILHNFFWEFGYRRALVRKPPAERLLDGHRSIVRLLRTRDPGNIQQMIDLHLLPHHSGDKGADGEEGPT
- a CDS encoding peptide ABC transporter substrate-binding protein, which gives rise to MSDLSSGQPARLPHLTRRGFLVGASALSLAACGKSQDTSSGAGTKNALGLKLPAGAASAGDQYYVLPFDSTGASYKALDFYENVYSRAPLADQFNIPLVRLNQNYQIVPGAAGGWEQSADKNSWTFHLRKGIMWSDGKELTAADYVETLRYSADPKHAWDFSWFWSGVIKNYTDAVAGKVPTSSIGVKQGKDKYTLVIETEGPVAYIPSACLYTTPLSAAALHKYGSGSYNINPATCVTCGPYTLTKFDPTAQVVLGPNKKYTGPFKPPIDTLVGKIYAGGDMLPRFQTGQVDQLSVTPLDLKIAAKNPKTKALHLYKNPNDFEIWYTFFDTKKAPFDNVKVRQALAHSVDRESLIKSLLAPLATPAYGYLTPGYPFAVEDPLKPYTNYDPAKAKSLLAQAGYPNGKGFPPVKFYWWANAVSNTEAVVQALTHTWNSVLGINIQLQQLDKTTFYARMNKKPTEIQMGFVSYGMDYFDASNMLSVYKSDGRHNWNNAQYDKLLAKGAAESKPQARQEIYTEAQVQLTREAPGVFVFHLLYGYYYAPYMQGKALSKNKNGYDGIQWPGFGATSDSLQGLYVAQNKQKWPRPKPNGIS
- a CDS encoding ABC transporter permease; amino-acid sequence: MVAYLARRFLTLLLVMFVMTMLIFGLMHAVPGGPFDQTQQPLPGPAMANVMRKYGLDQPIWRQYLNWLWALLHGDLGIPFEQPTMTVTGLIARAWPITLAIGGLTILVSYVGGLVMGCAAALRHNTWLDWLLTSAVSTVGVALPNYVVGFLLISLFSVKLGWLPVGGWGQPQDLILPVVAFSLYPMALMARYTRASTLEVTYADYVRMGRARGLSERRLTVRYILRTALIPLITIMGPNIPNILTGSIFIEATFALPGLGSYFTTASLHRDYPLILALVLIVAVLWGTCYILSDVAYTLVDPRVRLEGLSR
- a CDS encoding ABC transporter permease; protein product: MTMAAERSPARGSKSGFWHAAWYRYRRNRLALVSGVIAVIIVLVAALAPLIAPYGYAAQDLSQSLVGPSLHHLLGTDELGRDLLSRAIYGAQTSMTIAVGAPLVGALIGIPIGIASGWFGGLVDAITLRAFEIFTMVPQILLALLLIALFGSGVLKLLLFLGVTAWVGFARLARAQYIALRDRDFVVAARAMGVPTWRIITVHVLPSAVGPLIVFFVQQIPATIFAAAGFSFLGLGVQDPTADWGKMINDGQQYLTISLTVALLPIVCIALATLTFSFAGDGLRDALDPTSR
- a CDS encoding ABC transporter ATP-binding protein; translation: MSDDQQPQHLDGRPLLEVRDLQVSFQLERSTIYAVQGLDLRVGAGERLGVVGESGSGKSVTAQSVLRMVPSPGRITGGDIVFEGESLLAQPEHRMRHIRGRQIGMIPQNPMTSLNPVLTVEDHFDEVLSLHLGLAGAERRDRTVELLRSVGIPDPATRMREYPHRLSGGQLQRVMIALAMACKPRLLIADEPTTALDVTIQAQILKLFDDLVAESNVGAILITHNLGIVAGHCDRVVVMYAGRVMETATVTDLFAHPAHPYTLGLLRCVPRLTATRTRKFHAIPGLPPRVTERVDACPFAPRCERATDTCRTQTPPLDDLRPGHSIACWHPVTDATEVA
- a CDS encoding ABC transporter ATP-binding protein encodes the protein MTPTPTTPTTPSTAAPPVHTAQDPLLEVEGLVVHYQVRGAGTVIRRRETVHAVDGVDLSLGTHQTLGLVGESGCGKSTTGRSVLLLERPTEGSVRFEGRELTALSRRELSGLRRRMQIVFQDPVGSLNPRHTVGQLLREPLLVHHLVPKQRQRERVEELLDLVGLPTDAVSRFPHEFSGGQCQRIGIARALAAEPSFLVLDEPVSALDVSIQAQILQLLTDLQDRLGLSYLFIAHDLAVVGQMSDRVAVMYLGKIVEIAERDSLYARPHHPYTQGLFSAVPVPDPALSRKHGDAVVGGEVPSSLDPPSGCRFHTRCPLARERCRTEEPPLEQVAPGHRVACHFADEAVRNNPFESATTAEV
- a CDS encoding helix-turn-helix transcriptional regulator codes for the protein MTQTLLRGRSAEVETTLRVLEETATTGRSTVLVVSGEAGLGKTALLESVRAQAERDGFTACVGKAEELDRISPMAPLLLALRGGRPPLLSEGDLAAVGPLLDQRLWLVDRIAAPLEERSQRTPILIALDDAQWADPLTLFALRLLPPRLAASPIVWLLTARDTPATSTELSQVIPRDMPVHQITLQPLSSAAMRELATDRLGTEPGPRLTRLLEGTAGNPFLVTELLDGVLSEEMVEGGDVTASGPGVPTKLRTALRRRLSGPDKDVWSLLQAGSVLGGTFSIDDAAALRRVPVSDLLPSLHGALAEGMLVDTGLHVAFRHDLIREAAYEDLTPTARRVLHRAAAEHLLATGRTAVDAAHHLMAGAPAGDRDASDILRSAAAEIAPQSPHTAVSLITHAYNLLPRRDPLRLDVGQEVVDIFVRARRVQDAIFTADELLRSSPDPETAARIHSRLARPLWDLGLDERLLARVSQALELDGISPQVRALLLAQRALALARSDDPDAAVNAGHAALADADEVGDTDARTTALRALGHAAATDGRYADALDFFQQVRAVHGGPAQAAELQALALLDRYDEARDGLTRSRQEAEEHGGTWEVPAFGWWEAAIDLAAGRLEEAEAGARTIVRLAEDLQEYGYRVQAYALLARIALLRGDLRQAGEHMTQATRWTRSEVRLASAQATLAHALWLDAGGDAEGAARLLGGAADSPAALARHTGAGYADLPTVVRVALRGKDTALARRATLLAQQYADRNPGVATAAGGALHARALLDDDVDLLGEAVAVLRDSPRLLSRASAAEDHGRALVAHGRRDPGVAELDRAWDAYVALGATGEARRVQRRLQSTGARRRRWMATTRRPSTGWDALTDTERRVASLVAEGRTNRDVAQTLCLSPNTIGTHLRSIFGKLGVNSRVQLTREVLSRR